The genomic window GGATGATGCGTTCGCCGGTGCCTCCTGCTCCTGTCGCCAAAAAGCCGACCAGAAGGAACGCGACGACCGCGCCGACGAAGGCGCCGCCCGACAGACCGAGAACGCCGTAGCCGAAGCCGAGAATCATCACGCAGACCGCCCCCGTCGAAGCGCCAGCGGAGATGCCGAGCACATAGGGCTCGGCCAGCGGATTACGCAGCAGCGCCTGCAGGATCGCGCCCGAGAGCGAAAGCGACGCACCGGCGCTGGCGGCAACCAGCGCCCGGCTGAGACGATAATCCCAGACGATGCCCTGGTGGATACGACTGAGCACGAATTCCGTGCCGAACAGGCGGTTCGAGACCGCCTCCGCCGTCGTCGCCAGCGGTATCGAGATCTCTCCGATGGAAACGGCAAGGCTGATCATCAGCCCGAGAAGAAGAAGGGCTGCGATGGTGAGCGCGGCAAGCGCCCACCATCCCTGTTGCCTGAACGATGCTGCTCTCACTGCGAGAGGCCGAAGGACTTGATGCCGTTCGCCAATGTTTCGATGCCGTCGATCGTGCGGATCGTCGGGTTCATCGATTGCGCGTCCATCATCACGAAATGCCTGTTTTTCACCGCATCCAGTTCCCTGGTCACCGGATCGTGCTCAAGGAAATCGATCTTCACCTTGGGATCGTCGGCCGCATAGCGGCGCCGATCCATGGTCGCGACTACGATGACGGCGGGGTTCGCCTCGGCGATGGTTTCCCAGCCCACCAGCGGCCATTCCTCCTGGGTGGTGACGACGTTGCGGGCGCCGATCGTCTTCAGGATGTAGGCCGGCGCGCCGTTCTTGCCGGCGATGAAGGCATCACCGTTGACCTCCTTGCTGGAGAACCAGAAGACGACCGGCAGGTTCTTGCCCGATGCATTCGATATGGAGGTGACGGCATCGGCTTCGCGCTTCTTCAACTCCTCGATCAGCGCATCGCCATGCTCCCTCACGTCGAAGATTTCCGAGAGCTCGGCGATCTCACGGTAGACCAGCTCCATCGTGAACAGCTCCTTGCGCACGCCGTCGCCGCCATCGGTGTTGACCTTGGCAACGCAATCGGCCGGCGAAAGATAGGTGTTGATCCCGAGGTCCCCGAACTGGTCCCGCTTGCCGACGGAGCCCTGCGCGCCGACATGCCATTCGAACTCGGCAGCCACCATGTCCGGCTCCTGCCCGACAACGGATTCGAAGCTTGGATCGTTGTCGGCAAGTCGTTTGATCCGACTGTTGGCATCGGCATATTGCGGCAGCACGGGACCGACCCAAACAGCCGTGCCGACGATCCTGTCGGCAAGGCCTAGCGAAAAGAGAATTTCGGTCATGCCCTGGCCGATCGAAACGATCTTCGTCGGCGCTTTGCGGAAGGTCACCTCCTTACCGCAATTGCTGACGGTGAGCGGATATTGGGTGGCGGTAAGGCCCGGTGCCGCAAGGCCGATCAGCCCGAAGGCGAATGTCATGGTGGCGAGAAACTGGCGCATGAAAACCTCGATTGAAAGGGAAAGGAGCATGGCTTCGCCGCGCGGCCCAAGGGCGGGCGCGCGCGCAAAGCCTAGCCGCAGGCGGCCCAATCGAGACGGATGCATGCCGCAGTTCGGCGAAGGGTCAGAAGGTCAATCATGTCTGCTCCTTGTCCGGGCATCCCCGCCCGGTTGATTGGATCGTGATTGACGGCAGGTCTCCTGGCTCGCGAATATCCGCCGCTCATCAGCCTTCCCGCGATAGCTCGCAGTGGCCGGGCCCGAAGGCCCCAGGAAATGCCGGCGCGCCGGCACTCCCGATATGAGCGACAATCCGCTTACAGTTGCGGGGGCAGCCACGGTCTCGGTCCCTCTTGGGGTCGTCCTCACCGTGTTCCCTATTAATTCCCTCGGAGTCATCCTCGGGAAACCGTCACGCCCAGTTACGTCGCAGATCCGCTAGACGTCAATGATTATTGCGGGGATCGCACCGACGCCGTGAAAAATAAGGCTGGATGCATGGCGCGGGCCGTCATTCGGCGCGTTCAACACCGCTCGTGGAAGGTCTTGGACATGGAACCGTTATAGCCATAATGGGAAACCTTCACGTCTTCCCACAGTCCAGCCGACTACGCCTCGGCCATGAATTTCCGGATGGCGGCTTCGAAGGCGTCGGCGGATGTCAGCGCTTTGTTGCCTGCCGTTCCCGAATAATAGCTGTCGCCGCGCTGCAGCTGCACGCCGCGGTGTCCCGTCATCGCTTCGAGAACCGGCATCGCCGCCCATTCCTGCGCCACCGCCAGGGCGAATTTTTTGAACTGCGCGTCGCTCCTGTCGGATTTCAGGAAAGCCTCGCCTCCCCTGACCGTCATCAGCAGGTGAAAGCCGATCTGGTCTTGGGCCTCTGGATCGAAAAGCCGCTCTTGCGTCAGGCCCGAGGGGGCGACATTGCCGCCCAGCGTTCCCATGATGATCTGGTATTTGCCGCAGGCGTCCCGCCCATGCAGCGTCGCCTGATAGGCCTGAACCTGCGCGATGCTCATCGCGACGAGCCGGGGGTTGTTTTCGTTCTTTATGCGATCGACCACGGCGTTGTAGTTGCCCGCGGCTTCATACCGTCCGATGAAATCGAGGAAACCCAGGACGCCGGGCCGGATATCGGGGCTGCCGCCGTTGATCATGCCATCGACGGAGGAAAGCTGCACGAGATCGGTCAGCCGCTTCACCACAGCCCGCTTGCCGCTTTCGAATTCCGCCTTGATCGCCGCCACGACATCGGACTTCTTCGTGTCGGATTTGCTGGGAAAGAGCTTGGGATTGGCGTTGACAGTCGCTGCCGAGACGGCCCTGACGTCATCGACCGTCTTCGACACGGCATCGCCGTCGTCAAGCTGGGCGAAGCGAACCGCCGCATCCTTGCCGATGCGGTGGCCAAGCCGCAGCAGCCAGGCCGGCGGATCGAGGTTCGAGATCTTCGATTTCAGCGCGCGCTGCAGCCGATTGGCAAGGGCGGCGGCAAAGAAGCACTGCGCCTGCGGCTTGATCCGGTCGGCATCGGCAAACCCGCGCAGAACCTCCTGATAGTCCTTGTCCTTCAGGAGAGACGACCAGACATCCGGATCGAAGCGATAGGGACCGATCGGCCCGGCAAGATCGGCATCGGCGCCATCGCGCCCTTGCGCGTCGGTATTGGTCCAGCCGCTCTCGGCCCATGCCAGCAGCAGGAGATATTCGACATTCATGCCGCCGGCATCGAGAAAGCCGGAAAGCGCCCGCGCGGCAAGCGCCGAGTCTTCATAGAATTCCAGATCGGAGATCGGCGGGAACTCGATCTTCACCTCGTCGGCGGTCAAAACAGTCAGGCTGCCCTGGTCGATCCACCACGTCGGATCCGTCTCGCCTTCCCGCGTGACCTTGAGGCGTCCGTTCTCAACCGTGCCGTCGCCGACGAAGCGGGAAAAGCCGATGCCCAGAACTTCCGTCGCATCCGTTGCATCCGCCGCATTGAAGAGTTTCACAAAGGGTCGATTGGTTCGATAGATATTCATCGCGTGCCCCCGCTAGCTGAATAGCTTCATGAAGAGTTCGTAGTCGATGTAATCGCCCTTCGGCAGCGCCAACGCTGCCCGCTTTTTCCCGATCGCCGTGCGCAGCCCGGCGTCTATCCTGGTCTCCCCGGTGCTGATGCTGACGCCGAGCTTTTCGGCGACCAGCAGAAGGTTCTGGGCACGCCCCGAGGCGACAGATGCCGTCGTCGTGGTCTCTTCCCGCGCCGGCGCGTCGTAGAGGAATCCGCGCTCGACAACGGTCTTGTAGCCGAGAGAACTGCAGCTGTCCGTATGCAGCAGATACAGGATATCGCTCGACGACAGGCCCTGATTCAATTCGGCGTCCGTCAAACCCTTTTTCGAGATCATTCTGCGCCACACGTTGATGGCCGCTCGCGTGCCCTGGCCGAAATTCCCGTCGCGCGCGGTGCAGAGCGCCGATTGAAGCCGCATGACCTGATCGCTCGTCAGTTCCTTTTCGACGGCGCTGACGGCGCCATCCACCGACGGCGTTTTCGGGGTCGGCTTCAGCCCTTTGCCGGACTCGAATTTATTGATCCCTTCGATGGTCCCGGTGATGCGGTTGACCACCTTGCGGGCATCCGCATCGAAATCGACCTTGTTGCCGTCGATGCTGGCTGCCGCCAGCGCATTGAAATCCGAGTTGATCGCCAGCGGCGTGCAGAGCCACTGATATTCGCGCCAGACCCGGATGAGTTGCGGGCTCGAGGTGATCGTTCTCGACGCAGCCGCCTTTTCGAAGGCGGCCTGCCGCTCGTCGACGATCTTCAGGATGTTTTCGACCGTCATGCCCTGCAAGGGATCGATCCGCGAGGCATCGTAAAATGCATTGGCCGCCGTCGAGGACAGTATCAGATAAGAGAACAGCCGCGTTCCCGCCCCCTCGAGCGTCAGGACGCCGCTGACGAAGGCCTGGATCGCGGAATTGGTGCTCTTGAACCGGCTCTCGCGCATCCGCTCTTCGAAAATGAACTGGACATAGGCCTTGCACCCCAAATTGATCTCGTTGAACCCGGCCTGCAGCATGGTCCGGTATCCATTCGCATCAAGGCTGCTCGGGCACCCCTTGGCATAGCTGGCCGACACGGGAGCAAGACCGGCATCCGCGCACATGACCTGCATATAGGCATAAAGATTGGCGGAGGTTCCGGACGCGCGTTGAGCATTCAACTCATAACCCGGCCCCCGCATGAGGTAAGTGCCGTCGCTCGGCTGGCACGAGGCGAGTGCTATACTGGCCAGGATTGCAATAGCGCGCAGAATCATAGTGCCTCGCGAAATCAAACAAATAGTTTTGTTCGGAAATTTTCGACCACGAGAAAATAAAATATAGAAAATGAGATTCGAGTCTTCGCTCTCGTCTTGCGCAGCCGGAATATCCACAACTTTCGCGGGATCGGCCAATTCCGTTTTCTGACTTTACCGTATTCCGGTGAGTATAGATCAGGCAGAAGACTCTTATTCCGGCGATATAAGCTATTGGAATTCTTGATTTCATGCCGTTCATTCGGTCAGGCCGTTCAGTGCCCATGATCATGGATAATGCCGGCCCTCCTGCCGCCTCGGAACGGAAGCCTGTACAAGCGCCCGGTATCACCATTGATATGGACCATTGACTGGTCTAAATATAGATCAGGCCATGCCGGCCAAGCGGGAGTGTGAGATGCGGGTATCCGTAACCGATGCCAAGGGACAGTTGACCGAACTTGTCCGACGCGCCGAAGCGGGCGACGAGGTCATCCTGACCCGGCACGGCCATGCCGCCGTGAAGCTGGTTCCGGTCAGGGTCGCGCCCGACCGCAAATCACGCCGGGCGCTGATGGAGGCGGCGCGGGCCTCCGCCGCCGCCAAAGCCGCCGATGGCCCGGCGGCCGCGCAGAGCCAGGATTTCCTCTACGGCGATAACGGCCTGCCCGAATGATCGCCGTCGACACATCGGCGCTGATGGCGATCCTGCTCGGCGAACCGCAAGCCGACGCTCTGATCGCTGCCCTCGAAGCCGAAGACGATCTCCTGATCTCCGCCGGGACTGTCGCCGAAGCCCTGATCGTCGCGGCCCGCCGCAATGTCGGCGGGGAGATGGAACGACTGATCGACGGCCTCGGCTTCGAAATCATCTCCATCACCCCCGCCTCCGCCCGCCGCATCGCCGACGCCTATGGCACCTGGGGCAAGGGCATCCACCCCGCAAGCTTGAACTTCGGCGACTGCTTCGCCTATGAGTTGGCTCGGGAATATGGGTGCCGGCTGCTGTTTGTGGGGGATGATTTCGGCAGGACGGATGTGGAGGGTGTGATTTGAAGGAGCATGGGCGCGGCATGCTCCAACCTCCCTCATGCTGAGGTGCGCAGCCCGTAGGGCGGAGCCTCGAAGCACGCGCCGCAACGCTCCTCCCTGCACGCCTAAAACGCATCCAGCGGTATCTTCAGATACCGCAGCCCATTCTCCTCCGGCTCCGGCAATCTCCCGCCGCGAATATTCACCTGCAGCGCGTGCAGCATCAGCTTCGGTTTCGCGAGCGTGCGGTCGCGGGTCTGGCGGAGCGCGATGTAGGCGGCTTCGTCCTTGCCGGCGATATGCGGATTGTCGCGTTTCTGCGCAGCCACCGTGCTTTCCCAGCGCGGATGGCGGCCGCCGGGCTGGTAGTCGTGGCCGGAGAACAGGCGGGTCTCCTCGGGCAGCGACAGGATCGCCTGGATCGAGTGCCAGAGGGCGCTGGCGCTGCCGCCGGGAAAATCGGTGCGCGCCGTGCCGGAATCCGGGGTGAACACCGTATCATGCACGAAGGCGGCATCGCCGATCAGGTAGGTGATCGAGGCCAGCGTATGGCCGGGGGAAAACATCACCCGGGCGTCGAGCGCGCCGATCTTGAACGTGTCGCCATCGGCAAACAGCCGGTCCCATTGCGAGCCGTCGGTTTGAAGCGCCGGCCAGTTGTAGATATCCTTCCACAGCGCCTGAACCTCGATGACATGGGCGCCGATCGCCGTCGGCGCGTCGGTCCTGCCTTTCAGGTAATGGGCGGCGGAGAAGTGGTCGGCATGCGGATGGGTGTCGAGGATCCATTCGAGCGTCAGCCGCTCGGCCGCGATATGGGCGAGGATGGCATCGGCGCTTGTCGTGCCCGTCGCCCCCGAGGTTTCGTCGAAATCGAGCACCGGGTCGATGATGACGCAGCGCCTCGTCACGGGATCGGTCACGACATATTGCACGCTCGATGTGGCGGGATGGAAGAAGGCCTTCACATCGGGCACCTGCCCTGCCCGCTTCTCCAGGAAGCGCCGCGCGCCGGCAAGATCAAAGCCGTGGCTCTTGCCAAAGGCCTCGACATCGGCTGGTCCAATCCGCCCGTCGAGCACCTCGCCCAGCACATAAAGCGTCAGCGCCCGCGTGCCGCTCTTGCAATGGGCAAGCACCGGCCCCTTGGCGCCGGCCATCGCCGCCTGGAAGGCGCGGATATCGGCCTCGGTAATCTCAGCCCCCTTTACCGGCACGAAACCGTAGGCAAGCCCGGCGGCGGCGGCCGCCGCCTTTTCTGCCGCGTTGCCGGGCTGGCCGGGCTCCTCGCCATCCGGCCGGGCATTGATGACCCCGGCAAAGCCACGCGCCGCGAAATCGGCAAAATCGGCGGCATCGGGCTGCCCCGCCACCGATATCAGCTCATTGACCCTCACGGATGTCATCGAAGCCCCCGCGTCCATGAGGATAATCTCATATGGATGGCGCCGGGCGTCAAGGAAATCCGCTGGCTGGGGTGCGGATGCGGGGTACTATTGAGCGCGCGATATTTCTTCTTTCCTCTACGGGCGTGCCGTGTGGCACCCCCCTCTGGCCTGCCGGCCATCTCCCCCACAAGGGTGGAGATTGGCAAGAAGCTTGACCATCGCCCCTCTCTGAAGGCATCGACGATCACAATAATTGTTTGGGGAAGCCATCACGCCCAGCCGATCTCCCTCCTTGTGGGGGAGATGCCCGGCAGGGCAGAGGGGGGTGCCACACGGTACCAACCCCTCTATGCGGCAACACGGACAAAGAGAAGGTCCCTTGAAGAGCACCTCACCCAATCAAGGCTGCGACGGTCCCTGCAGGCGGTCCATGACCTGCAGCAGGAGATCGGCGCAGGCCTTCATCGGTTCGTCTTCCGCGCATTTCAGATCGATCCTGGTATCCCCGTCCTCGATCCGGAAGCGGGCGGCCTTGGAGGGCGGCGGGCCGCGATGGCCGTGGTAGAAGCCCATGTCGCCTCTCCCGCCGTGTCGCCAGAAAGCGAAGCGGTCTCTCGACGATCCATCCGGCATGGCTTCGTCACGCGGCGATGGAGGCGGCGGCGAGCCGGCATCGGCCGGCGCCGGCGGTGCGGCACCTGCGGCTGGCGGAGCGGCCGGCTCCTGGGCGAAGGCGGCGCCGGCGAGCGCGGCAAGCGCAAGGCCGGAGAGCAGGAATCTTTGCATGGCGATCGGTCCTCTGTTGGAAATGCGGGGTGCTCTCTAAACACCGCAGCTCGGGCTTTGGTTCATGCCGCCCTGCCGCCTTCGCCTTGGTGCACGAAGTTGTGACCGCGATCTCCCGGCGATCCCGTCAAAAAGAGAGCGTCGCCGCCCCTTGCCTGATCTCCGCATGCATGGCGCTGGCGCCGACGATGATCACACCCTCGAGCATATCGGCCTCGGTATATCAGCGCGCGGTCACGCAAGGCGGGAACGATGACCAACCTCATGTCGATGCGGTAGCGGGCCTCTTCGAAGTGCGATCCGAACGCGCCGGCGGCCCATCGATGCAAGAAGCAACGCTGCGGCGCCTGCTTCGAGGCTTCGCCCTGCGGGCTGCGCGCCTCAGCATGAGGGAAGGTCGGGAATGCCGCGCCCTTATGGCGGATGACGGAGCTGTCGTGCCAATGCCCGAGAGAGCCTCATCCTGAGGCACCCCTGCAGGGGCCTCGACGCCTGATGGTTGCAGGAGCACCGCCGCGCTGCGGATCTACCGTTCCTTGGGCGCGTCGCCGACTGCACCTTCGGCAAAGCGCTGCAAGGTATTAATCGCGCCGAAAATTCCACGGCCGCCGTAGTAAAAGCTGCTCCACAACAGCACGCTCAGAACAAAAGCCGCGATGAATGCCCAGAACTTCACGCAAAAAGTCTTTCTGACACAGCAAGATTTATCTTATATTAGGAATATATACTTGAATGCGCCAAGCAAAGCAAATGGATTTATTCAACCGGAGGATTGCATGACATCGGCTTCCGCGGGAACTTCGACGGCTCGCTGACGACAGGCCAAAAACGGTTTTCACGCACTGGAGAAAGCCGGGCGGCCTCTTATTTCAACCACCAGATGGCAAACGAAAGGACCGCCCGATGCTGAACAAGAACACGATCTGCCTCTGGTACGACAGGGATGCCGAAGCGGCCGCCCGCTTCTATACCGAAGTCTTTCCCGGCAGCGCCATGGGCGCCGTCATCCGGGCGCCGGGCGACTATCCCGATGGCAGGCAGGGAGACGTGCTGGTTGTCGAATTCACCGTCGCCGGCGTTCCCTGCATCGGGTTGAACGGTGGCCCTTCGATCAAGCACAATGAGTGCTTCTCCTTCCAGATCGCCACGGAAGATCAGGAGGAAACCGACCGCTACTGGAACGCGATCATCGGCAATGGCGGGCAGGAAAGCGCCTGCGGCTGGTGCAAGGACAAGTGGGGCGTTTCCTGGCAGATCACGCCGCGGGCGCTGAGCGAAGCGCTGAAGGCAAGCCCGGCCGAGGCCAAGCGCGCCTTCGACGCGATGATGACCATGCAGAAGATCGACATCGCCGCGATCGAGGCGGCTCGGCGCGGCTGAGGCGTGTCGTGACCTTGCATCGGCGCAGCAAAAAGCCCCGCCAATCATTGGCGGGGCTGTTCTTGCTGAAAATCGATCGCAATAGATCCTGGGAGAATCAATGCCCGCCTTCTGCCAGCCGAAGCTGGCGCGGGGCTTGCGCCATTGCCGGAACCACCGCTGACCTGCTTCGTTTCCCGAAAAAAGCGAGGTGAAACATGTATGTCGTTCTCGGCGCAACTGGCAATGTCGGCTCCGGCCTCATCGAGGCGCTGCGCGCATCGGGCGAAAGCGTCATCGCGGTCGTCCACAGCGCTGAGAAGGCGCGCGCGATCGGCTACGGAAATGTCGAGGCCGTGGTTCAGGATGTGTCTGATGTCGCAGGGTTACGGGCCGTCTTCCGGCGCGGCAGGCGCGCCTTTCTCCTCAATCCGCCGGCCGATCCCGGCACCGATACCAACAGAGAGGAGTTGAAGACCGCACGCAGCATCGCCGCCGCGCTTGAGAATTCCGGCCTCGAAAAAATCGTGGTGCAATCGACCTACGGCGCCATGCAAGGCGACGGCATTGGCGACCTCACGGTGCTCCACGAATTCGAGCGGTTGGCCGAAGCCAGCGGCATCGCAACGGCGATCAACCGCGGCGCCTATTACTACACCAATCTCGACACGCTGCTGGAACCCGCTCGACAGGGCTTCATCCCGACTGCCTTTCCCGAAGACTTAACCTTGCCGATGGTCTCGCCCGCCGATCTCGGAAAGGCTGCCGCCGCCCGCCTGGCGAGCGCGGCGAGTGACACTGGCATCCAATATGTGGAAGGGCCCGAGCGATATGATTTCGCCGATGTCGCGGCTGCCTTCTCCTCGCTCGTGGGAAGACCGGTCCGCGTGGCGACCACGCCGCGCAGCGAGTTGGAGAACAGTTTTCGCGCGCTCGGTTTTTCGCCCGCCGCCGCCCGTGCCTATGCCCGCATGACCGAGGCGACGCTCGACGGTCCCGAACTGCCGCCGGCACCGCATCGTGGCACGATCAGGCTCCAGGATCACATAGCCGCGCTGGGCTGATCCGCGCCTTTGTCCTGAAAACAGAGACTTAAGGCGCATTGCCTGAATCAAATTCTCAGCAATGCGCCCTGAGCGCCGTCAGGCGAACAAGATGTCCGAGACGTGGTGCACCACGGAGATTTCGTCGGTCGCGCTGTTGGTGATGTAGATGGAATCCGCCGCCGTGTCATAGACCACGTTGGTGATGATATCGTCTCCCGGTATGGCGAGGTTGATATCGACGGCCGTCTTCACCCCGGTCGCAAAGTCGAATGCCGTGCCGATATGCTCGCTGCCGTAGGAATCGCCGAAGAAGAAGGTGCCGTCGACGGCAAAGCCGTAGCCGAGCCCGCCGGCCGAAAAACTCTTGGATTCGATCGGGTTCAGCGTATGGGGATCGATTTTGGAGACCTGCCAGGTGGCATCGTCGAGGCGGCCGACGACATAAATGCCGGTGGAATCCTGCATCGTATTGACCGCCGTGAAGCCGCCCCAGTCGAACGTACCTGCCCAGTTCTGGCCGATAAGGCCGGGGATCGACGCCCCCTTCTGATCGAGCGATCCGTCGGCGGCATCCCACTTTGCGAGATAGGTCTGATCGGGGAACGGGTCCTCCCCGCCTCTCGCCTCGTTGGTTCTTCCGATGATCTCGCCGCCGCGGACCGAAAAATAGGTTCCGCCGATGTCATATTCGCCCTTGTCATAGTCGCCGAGAGAGATGGCGCCGCTGGCCTTGCCGGCCTCGAAAGCCGAGGCATTGTCGTAAATGCTCACCATGGAATCATCCGGGAAACCATGGCCGGAACTGACGTAAAACTTGCCCGTCAGCGGATCGATGGCAACGCCCTGGAGTTCGTAATGGTCGTCGAAGCCGCGCACGACCTCCGCCTGGGCTTCGGCATGCGCCGTATTCACAGACTTCCCGTCCGTCACGCCATCGACGGTCAGCGTGATCACGCCGGCATCCGCGTGACCGGCGCCGTCCGAGACCTTGTACTGGAGCTTCTCGGTCACATGCTCGCCATCGTCGAGGCCCGCCTTGACGGCCGGATCGAGATCGTAAGTGAAGCTTCCGTCGCCCGAGAAATGGAAGGTGCCGAATTCTCCCGCCACATCGGTCGTCTGTCCATGACCGGCAGCAATGCTGGTGCCGCCGACCGAACGCAGGAAGAGCGTTCCCGCCTCGCCCGGGTGATCATTGGCGAGCACATTGCGGGCCATCTCGCTTCCCTCATGAAAGGAGAAGGTGTCGTCGCCCGCCGCCGGCGGGCTGGTCACCCCGTGAACGTCGAGCTTGAAGTGGCCGACATCGGTATTGCCCGCGCCATCGGAGATCTTGTAGCCGATCGTCTCCGTCAGCGTCATTCCTTGAACGAAACCCACCTTGGCGGCTTCGTGCAAAGTATAGCTGTAGGAGCCGTCAGCCTTGACGTGAAACGTGCCGTGCTCACCCTCGATATCGGTGATCGCGCCATCCTTCTTGGCAAGAACCCGCTCGCCGTCGAGGAATGTGAGAAACAGGTTGCCGGAGCCCCCGGCCAGATCATTGTCCAGCAGATTGCCTGAAATCACATCATTCTCGGAAGCGCTGCTGACATCGTCGACCGCCACAGGTTTTTCAAGCACTGTCATGGATATCTCCTTCAAGAGCCATTCGCCTTTGTCGACCGAGAGGAAAGCAGCCGAGACCCCGGAGGTCAATGGATTTTCTAGCAGGAGTGGTATTTTAGCTTTTCACAGCTTTGTCACTCAGAGAGCCTTGTCCTGAGGTGCGGCAGCCGAAGCCTCGAAGGACGAGGCGGGCACACCGCCGACGCCTGCTCCGTTCAATCGCCGACGGTAAATCCCCACAAGGACGGATCGATCAGTTCCCGCGGCGGGATCATCTCACCAAAGTCGACCGACCGGCGTTTGGCCTCGACGGCGGCGAAGGTCTCGATTGCGCCCGATGAATCGCGACCGATGAGCTTCAGCGGAATGCCATCCGGAGTGACGCATTCGGCTCTGATGACGTTTTTGACGGCCGGTCTCAAAATATCAGGCTTCAAATCGAACCAGGTGCATTTTTCTCCGCGGTGCGATGACGCCGGCAGCTTCATGTCGACTCGCTCGAATGTCTTGTCGAAGGCGGTGTAGGGATAGCTGGACGCGCGCGGCGAGCGGCGGGCCTCGAAGCGATGCAGGTCGTCGATCGTGGAGACCGCCATGCCCTGATCCTCAAGCTCGTTCCAAACCTTGAACTGCACCGCTCCATCAGGGCCGCGACGGTCTTCGAGCCGCCATGGATAATGCCTGAGCAGCCTGATGTAAGTCTGGCCGTCGGCTGTTTTCATTCTGACATCGAAATCGACACGGTCTGCGGGCCTCTCGGGATAATCCCGGCGCGGCTTCAGCCAGAAGGCCGGCTCGAAGATCCTTTTCGGCGGCCGGACGTCGGATTCCGCCACCGGTCCGCGCTCGAGCCTGACCAGATTCGTGCCGTCCATCGCCGTCATTTCGCCGAACGGCTGGCTGGTGGCGATTTCGATGCCGTCGCGCGAGACGCAGGTGCGCCAGGGCGGATGCAGCTGGTCTTTCACCGCGGCCTTCTCAATCAACTCCCACCATCTGCAGACCTCGCCGGCCGCAATGCGAACTACACCGGTATCCCTGGCCTCCTGAGGCGACGCCTTCTCGACGATCGCGGTGGCGAAATCTTCGTCATCCTCCGATTTTGCGATCCACAGCAGAAAGGGGTTATCGAAATAGTTTCCGTAGGCGACTGTTGTGACCGGGGTCTTGACCTCTTCGACCTTCGTCCATCCCCTATGATGCAGGACGGTGCGCGTGAAGGTTTTCACCTCGCCCCAGGTTTCCCGAATAACCATGGAAGCCCTGTAATCGGGAACATCCCGGGTGGCGAAGAAGGGAATATCGTCAGCCCTGCCGCCGCCGGCCGCAAATAACCCGGCGCCTCCTGCGAGCCCGAAGACCAGGGCCGCTACACGTATCTTCAAGATGAAATCCTCGCCAATCCCAGAAAGCCTGCCAACCGCAATCCCGCACCGCACTCTGATTGACTTGAGGAGAAAATCAATATTCATTCAAGCCAAAGTTGAGGATTTGTATGAAAAACGCCTTTATATACTTGATATTAGCAGTGACGGCGATTCCGCTGTCGAGCTGCACGACGACCTCCGAAACCTCCCGCCAACAGTCTCTTTCGATCACCGCGCGCAGCGGCGTCAGAACGCTTGTGGCCAAGAACTGGCACATCGACGACGACTGCCGCCATATCGATTACCCCGCCATTGAAATCGTCGAGCGCCCCAAGCATGGCCGCCTCGAAATCGTCCACGAACCGCTCTTCCCCAAGCTCGACGGAAAAGCCTCGAAATGCGCGACAACCAAAGTCAACGGCGTCGTCGGCTATTATACGCCGAACCCCGGCTACACCGGCCAAGACCGGCTGGTCATCCGCTCGCCCTATGAAGACGGGAAGACGGAAGAAGGCGTGTTGAGCGTGAC from Rhizobium sp. Pop5 includes these protein-coding regions:
- a CDS encoding ABC transporter substrate-binding protein, encoding MRQFLATMTFAFGLIGLAAPGLTATQYPLTVSNCGKEVTFRKAPTKIVSIGQGMTEILFSLGLADRIVGTAVWVGPVLPQYADANSRIKRLADNDPSFESVVGQEPDMVAAEFEWHVGAQGSVGKRDQFGDLGINTYLSPADCVAKVNTDGGDGVRKELFTMELVYREIAELSEIFDVREHGDALIEELKKREADAVTSISNASGKNLPVVFWFSSKEVNGDAFIAGKNGAPAYILKTIGARNVVTTQEEWPLVGWETIAEANPAVIVVATMDRRRYAADDPKVKIDFLEHDPVTRELDAVKNRHFVMMDAQSMNPTIRTIDGIETLANGIKSFGLSQ
- a CDS encoding type II toxin-antitoxin system Phd/YefM family antitoxin, yielding MRVSVTDAKGQLTELVRRAEAGDEVILTRHGHAAVKLVPVRVAPDRKSRRALMEAARASAAAKAADGPAAAQSQDFLYGDNGLPE
- a CDS encoding type II toxin-antitoxin system VapC family toxin yields the protein MIAVDTSALMAILLGEPQADALIAALEAEDDLLISAGTVAEALIVAARRNVGGEMERLIDGLGFEIISITPASARRIADAYGTWGKGIHPASLNFGDCFAYELAREYGCRLLFVGDDFGRTDVEGVI
- the blh gene encoding bifunctional sulfur transferase/dioxygenase Blh yields the protein MTSVRVNELISVAGQPDAADFADFAARGFAGVINARPDGEEPGQPGNAAEKAAAAAAGLAYGFVPVKGAEITEADIRAFQAAMAGAKGPVLAHCKSGTRALTLYVLGEVLDGRIGPADVEAFGKSHGFDLAGARRFLEKRAGQVPDVKAFFHPATSSVQYVVTDPVTRRCVIIDPVLDFDETSGATGTTSADAILAHIAAERLTLEWILDTHPHADHFSAAHYLKGRTDAPTAIGAHVIEVQALWKDIYNWPALQTDGSQWDRLFADGDTFKIGALDARVMFSPGHTLASITYLIGDAAFVHDTVFTPDSGTARTDFPGGSASALWHSIQAILSLPEETRLFSGHDYQPGGRHPRWESTVAAQKRDNPHIAGKDEAAYIALRQTRDRTLAKPKLMLHALQVNIRGGRLPEPEENGLRYLKIPLDAF
- a CDS encoding VOC family protein; its protein translation is MNKNTICLWYDRDAEAAARFYTEVFPGSAMGAVIRAPGDYPDGRQGDVLVVEFTVAGVPCIGLNGGPSIKHNECFSFQIATEDQEETDRYWNAIIGNGGQESACGWCKDKWGVSWQITPRALSEALKASPAEAKRAFDAMMTMQKIDIAAIEAARRG
- a CDS encoding NAD(P)H-binding protein; protein product: MYVVLGATGNVGSGLIEALRASGESVIAVVHSAEKARAIGYGNVEAVVQDVSDVAGLRAVFRRGRRAFLLNPPADPGTDTNREELKTARSIAAALENSGLEKIVVQSTYGAMQGDGIGDLTVLHEFERLAEASGIATAINRGAYYYTNLDTLLEPARQGFIPTAFPEDLTLPMVSPADLGKAAAARLASAASDTGIQYVEGPERYDFADVAAAFSSLVGRPVRVATTPRSELENSFRALGFSPAAARAYARMTEATLDGPELPPAPHRGTIRLQDHIAALG